One Coriobacteriia bacterium genomic window, TCGTCTCGACGGACGCCTTCGCGGTCTCCGCGGGCGGCCGTCGCACGTACCGGCTAGACCGACCGCTTCTTCAGGAACGCCGGGATGTCCAGCTCGTCCTCGGGCAGCGGCTCGAACGCGGGGACCTCGACGCCCTCGGACTCCTCGAACTCCATCGCCTGCTGACGGCGCCGCCCTTCGAAGCCCGTGGCGATCACGGTCACGCGGATCTGGTCCATCATGGAGTCGTCGATGACCGCCCCGAAGATGATGTTGGCGTCGGGGTGCGCCGCGGCGGCGACCACCTCGGCCGCCTCGTTCACCTCGAACAGCCCCAGATCGCTCCCGCCGGCGATGGAGAGCAGGACTCCCTGGGCACCCTCGATGCTGCTCTCCAGCAGCGGGCTCGAGATGGCGGCCTTCGCCGCGTCGTGCGAGCGGTTGTCCCCGGCGGCCAAGCCGATCCCCATGAGGGCGGAGCCCGCGTCGGCCATGATCGTCCGCACGTCCGCGAAGTCCAGGTTGATCAGGCCGGGCACCGTGATGAGGTCCGTGATCCCCTGGGTGCCCTGCCGAAGGATGTCGTCCGCTATCCGGAACGCGTCCAGGATCGAGGTCTTCTTCTCCGCGACCTGCAGAAGGCGGTCGTTCGGGATGACGATGAGCGTGTCCACTCCGTCCCTGAGGCGCTTGATGCCCTCCTCGGCCTGCAGCGCCCTCTTGCGGCCCTCGAACGCGAACGGGCGCGTGACGACGCCCACCGTCAGCGCGCCTATCTCGTCCTTCGCGATCTCCGCGATGATCGGCGCCGCTCCAGTGCCCGTGCCGCCGCCTTCGCCGGCGGTGATGAACACCATGTCGGCGCCCTGCAGCGCCTCCTTGATCTCGCCGCGGTTCTCCTCCGCCGCCTGCAGACCCACATCCGGATCCGCCCCCGCTCCGAGACCCTTGGTGAGATTGACGCCGATGTGGACCTTGTAGTCGGAGTCGGACATCAGCAGAGCCTGCGCGTCGGTGTTGACCGCTATGAACTCCACGCCTTTGACGCCGGCCTCGACCATCCGGTTCACGGCGTTCGTCCCGCCGCCGCCGATCCCGACGACCTTGATGACCGCGAGGTAGTTCGCCCCCGTCTCGAGCATCTGTGCCCTCCCTGACCGCGTCCGCAAAGGCGAACTATCAGCCTTTACTTTAACGTTAGGTAATGACCCCAACGGTCAATCTTTGCATAAACGTTATCGCTCATGCAACCCCTGATCCGGGAAAGGTTCCTCGCCCCGTGCCCGCCCTCAGGGCCGACCAGCGCCGGCGCTGAAGGACGCCGCCGGACGGTCAGCGTCACGGGTGAGGGGTAGGTGATGCCGCCGGCGGTCCCGCGGCTTGCCAATGCGCCGGCCCCCTCGCCTCGGCTCCGCCTATCCGCCGGTCTCGAGACCGCGCCACGTCGGACGGTCGACCGTCCGCACGTTGATATACACCACCTTGCCGCGCTGCTCTTCCAGGATCCTCCTCGCCAAGAGGTCCTTCCGCTCCAGGTCCTCGGCCGACCCGATGAAGATCTCCACGTCCTCGTACGTGTACAGCGCGGTCTTGTCGACGGTCGACGCGGAGACCGCTCGTACCTCCGCGCGAAGCTCCGCGCTCATGCCGCGGAGAACGCGCAAGGCGTTGTCCAGCGCGTCCGAGTCCAGGCGCACGCCGGGCCCGGCTTCGATGCCGGGCACGTCCCGCACGACCGCCAGCGCCGACGTGTCCTCGGCCGAGCGCTCTCCCAGGACGACGCCCTCCTCGTCCACCAGCCACAGCGTCGCGCTTCCCTCGTCGATGAGCGCGGCCGGCACGCGCTCCTCGACGGTGATCCGCACCGTATGCGGAGGACGGCGCCGAACCCGCGCCTCGGCGATCCACGGCTCGGCACGCAACCTCTCCTCGATCTCGGAGTTCCGCACGCTCAGCACCGTCACGCCGGCGGGCACGGCGGCGATCTCGCGGACGCGGTCCTCGCTCAGGTGCGACGCCCCGACGACCTCGACGCGGTCGACCGACAGCAACGGCGAGCGGTACAGCCACGCCCCTGCGGCGAGCACGGCGCCCACCGCCACCAACGCCGCCACCACCCTCGCCGCGTCCCGGCGGCGTCGCCGGACGTGCCGCCGCCGGCGCTCGGCGCGCTTGTCTCTCGCGACGGTGCTTCGTCCCTTGGAGCCGGGCTCTCGGCGGGCGCCCTCCGAGCGCGCTCCCGAAGCGCGCTCAGTCGCGCTGCCGGCGGGACGGGGAGCGTCCTGGCCCCTGGCCTTGCCCTCGGGCAGCCTGACGCGGCGCGCGTGCTCGGTGCCTATCCGGACCTTACGCCGGTCCGTCGAACCTCCCGAGGAACCTGATCTCCGGTTCGAGCCTGATGCCATGAGCGTCCCTGACGGCCTGACGTACCTTCACGATGAGAGCGGCTACGTCGGCGGCCGTCGCGCCGCCGTCGTTGACGATGAAGTTCGCGTGCACCGGCGACACGAGCGCGCCCCCGACGCGGGCGCCCTTCATGCCGGCCGACTCGATGAGCCGCCCCGCCGAGTGGCCCTCCGGGTTGACGAACACGCTCCCGGCCGAGGGCACGCCGACGGGCTGGCTCGCCTTGCGCCGGGCGAAGCCGGTCTCCATGCTGTGGCGGATGCGCCCGCGGTCTCCCGGTGTGACGCGCAACCCGCCCTCGACGATGATACCGCGACCGCGCAATCCGCTCGTTCGGTAACCCCACGCGATGTCGGCGCCGCTCAGCCGCAGCAGCCCCTCGCCCGGCTCGAAGAGCGTGACCGACTCGACGATGGCGCCGATGCACCCCTCGCGCGCGCCTGCGTTGCCGACCAGCGCACCGCCCAGGGTGCCGGGGATGCCGACGGCGAACTCCAGGCCGGCCAGTCCGCGGGAGAACGCGTACTGCACGAGGGCGGCGAGCGTGCATCCCGCGCCCGCCTCCATGCGGTCCTCGGTCACGGTGTGGCGCCGGAACTCGCGGCCGAGCACCAGCACCGCGCCCACGTACCCCTCGTCGGAGACCAGCACGTTGGAGCCCTTGCCGAGCACGACCCAAGGGGTGCCCTCGTCGGCCAGCACGTGCAGCGCCGAGGACAGTTCGCCCAGCGTGTCGGTCACCGCGTAGATGCTCGCCGGTCCACCGATGCGGAACGTGGTGTGGCGGCTCATGGGCTCGTCCGAGCGGACCTCGCCGGCGAGCGCGGCGCGCAGCCGATCCGTGGCCTCCCTCAGGAGCATGCCGCGGCTGCCTCCCCGCCTCCGAGCTCGCGCAGGAGCTCCGGTCCCAGCGTGGTCACGTCGCCGGCGCCCATGGTCAACACGAGGTCGCCGGGCAGCACGGATGCGGCCACGAAGCTCGCGACGTCTCCGCGGTGCGGCAGGTAGGCCACCCGCGAGCGCGGGCGCGCGCCGAGCACCGCGTCGAGCACCGTCTTGCCGCTCACCCCCGGGATCGGCGACTCGCCGGCGCCGTAGACGTCCATCAGCACGACCCGGTCCGCCGCCTCGAACGCCTCGGCGAACTCGCGGCCCAGAGCGGCGGTGCGAGAGAAGCGGTGGGGCTGGAAGACCGCCACCACCCGCCGGTAGCCGCCCTCGCGGGCAGCGGCCAGGGTGGCGCGCACCTCGGTGGGGTGGTGAGCGTAGTCGTCCACGACCGTGACGCCCGCCGCCTCGCCGAGGCGGTCGAACCGCCGCCGGACCCCGGTGAACGCCGCGAGCGACTCGGCCGCCGCGGAGAGGTCGACGTCGAGCACCCATGCCGTGGCGAGGGCGGCGGTCGCGTTGAGCACGTTGTGCATCCCGGGCACCTTCGTGACCGCTTCGGTCCTCTCGCCGCCCGGCACCCGCAGCGTGAACGCGTAACCCTCGCCCTCCCGGCGCATCCCTTCGCATCGCACGTCGGCGTCCTCGGCGGTCCCGTACGTCACCGCGCGCCGCCCGCACGCCCTGGCGACCCGGACCGCGCCGGCGTCGTCCGCGCAGGTCACGACGCAGCCGTCCTCGGAGGTCTTGGACAGGAAGGCCACGAACGTCCGGCACACCTCCGCGAGGTCGGCGTAGTGGTCGAGATGGTCGGCTTCCACGTTCGTCACGACGGCGACGCGGGGGTCCAGGAACATGAACGAGCCGTCGGACTCGTCGGCCTCGACAACGTAGTGACGGCCCTGGCCGCAGCGGGCGTTGGCGCCCATGTCGTTCAGCTCCCCGCCGATAAGGAAGGTCGGGTCGGCCCCGGCGCCGTCGAGCATCTTGGCGATCATCGAGCTGGTGGTCGTCTTGCCGTGGGTGCCGGCCACAGCCACCGTCTGCCGGTCGCCGGCGAGGTGAGCGAGCATCCTCGCCCTGGGCCACACCGGGAGGCCGCGCCTTCGCGCCTCGGCGAGCTCGGGGTTCGTCTCGGGGACGGCCGAGGACACCACGACCACGCGGGGGTCGCCGAGGTTCGACGCGGCGTGCCCGAGGAACACGCGGACGCCCGACTCCGCGAGCGTGCGCAGGTACCGCGAGTCCTTCAGGTCCGACCCGGTCACGCTCGCACCCCGTGCGGCCAGGACCCGCGCGATGCCGCTCATCCCCGCGCCGCCCACGCCGATGAAATGGGCGTCGACCCTCTCCGCGCTCGCGGCGCCCGGTAGCGCTGGCTCGATCACTCGCCCTCCGCCCTGCTCCGTCGCCGCGTGCGGCCCGCGGCCGCGCGCGCCATCTCCGCCACGGCCTCCGCGGCTCGCGGCCTTCCCAGCGCCGCGGATGCGTCCGCCATGCGCCGCCTCTCTCCCCCGTCGGCCAGCAGCCGCTCGACCGTCTCCGCGAAGAGCGGCGAGTCCAGGTCGGCGTCCGCGACCGCGACGCCGGCCCCGGCCGCAGCGACCGCACGCGCGTTCAACGTCTGGTGGTCGTCCGTGGCGTACGGGTACGGCACCAGCACGGCCGGCTTGCCCGACGCCGTGACCTCGGCGATCGACGTCGCCCCCGCCCTGGCGATGACGAGGTCCGCCGCGGAGAGCGCCGAACCCATGTCGTCGATGTAGTCGAGCACGCGGTACCGCTCCGGGTCCCCGCCGCGCTGCGCGAGCTTCTCCCTCACGGATGCGGCCCCAATCCTACCGGCGGCGTGCATCACCCGCAACCGCGGCTCTACCATCAGCCTCTCGTATAGGTCAAGCATCGCGTCGTTCAGGTGCCTGGCCCCTCTGCTCCCGCCGAAGACGAGCAGCACGAGGTCGTCATTCGTATACCCAAGGGAGCGCCGCGCCTCCTCCCGCCGGGCGGCCAGGACGGACTCGCGCACCGGGTTGCCGGTGACCGAGGCGCGCTCGGGCCGCGCCAGGAAGGGCACCGAGCCGGGGTACGTGACGCCCACCGCCGCGGCGAAGCGCGACAGCAGCCGGTTGGCCAGACCCGGGACGGAGTTCTGCTCGTGCAGCACGAGCGGCGTACGGGTCGCCGCGGCCGCCAAGCCCACTGGTATCGAGGCGTACCCGCCGAACCCCACCACCACGTCGGGCCCCCACGACCGCACCAGTCGCCTCGCCCGGACCGTGGACGCGGCGAGCACCCCGAGCGCGATCGGCAGCGACAGCGGCGCGGAGCGGTCGAAGCCCCGGGCCGGCAGCGCCGTGAACGGCACCTCGGCCTGCGGGACGAGCGCGGCCTCGAGCCCGCCGGGGGTGCCGACGAACAGCACCTCGTCATGCCCGCCTTCCAGCAGCCGCGCGGCCACCGTCAGTGCCGGGTAGACGTGCCCGGCGGTACCGCCCGCGCTGAGCAGGTAGCGCATCGTGGGACCTCTCCCCTTCCGGTCTGACCCGTCGCCCCCGGCCGGCGCATCCGCGCCGGGCGACCGAGAGCACGACACCGACGCACAACAGCGTGAACGTGAGCGACGAGCCTCCGTAGCTCACCAGTGGCAGGGGGATGCCCGTGACCGGCATGAGCGCGGTCACCGCCGCCATGTTCATGACCGCTTGGGCGACGATCATGGCGGTCAGCCCGCCGGCCAGCAACCGGCCGAACCGGTCCCGCGTACCCATCGCGATCCGGAACCCCGCGTACGCGAACACGCCGAAGGCGCCCACGACGCCCAGGCTCCCGAAGAGCCCCAACTCCTCCCCGATGATCGCGAGGATGAAGTCCGTGTGCGCTGCCGGCAGGTAGAAGAACTTCTGGTCGGACATCCCCAGTCCCACGCCCGTCGGACCACCCGAGCCGAACGCCAGGAACGCCTGGATGGTCTGGTAGCCGTCGCCGCGGGGATCCGCCCAGGGGTCGAGGAACGCGACGAACCGCGCCGCGCGCTCGGCGTTCGTGAAGACCGCCAGCGTGCACAACGACGCGCCCAGCGCGCCCATCGCGGCCAGATACCGCTTCCTCAGGCCGCCGAGCAGGAGCACCAGGTAGACCGCGGCGACGAGCGCGATCGTCGTGCCGAGGTCGGGCTGCGCCATGATCAGCACCACCACCGGCACGACCGCCAGCGCCAGGCGCCCGAACAGGTCCTTGTCCGCGAGCCGCCCCGCGCACCACGCGGTCAGCAGTGACGCCGTCACCATGACGACCGCCGCCTTGGCGTACTCCGAGGGCTGGATCGTCAGGCCTCCCACGACCGCCCAGCGCGTCGAGCCCCACTTCCCGATGCCCGAGACGAGAACCGCGAGCAGCCCCGCCGCCGAGGCGCCCCACAGCACCCACGAGTACCGCTGCAAGCGGTGGAAGTCGATCCGCTCCAGCACCAGCATGAGCACGAGGCCCGCCGCGGCCGAGGCGGCCTGCCGCTTCACGTGGTACGCGCTGTCGCCGAGCCGCACGAAGTCCGCCGCCGACGACGCGGACCAGATCATCACGAGCCCGAGGACGACCAGCGACACGGTGGCGCCCAGAAGCAGGTACCGGCCCTGCGGGCCGCCGGCGTAGGCACGCTCAGACATCCCGCTCCCCCTCGGACAGCGCGCGCACCGCGTCCGCGAACGCCTCCCCGCGCTCGGCGTAGCTTGAGAACTCGTCGAATGACGCACAGCCCGGCGCGAGGAGCACGACGTCACCCGGGTCGGCCGCCGCCGCGGCCCTGCCGACCGCCTCGGCGAGCCTGCCGGCTCGCTCGACACGCACGTCCAGGCCCTCGAAGGCGCGCGCGATCTCGTCGGCCGCCTCGCCGAAGAGCACTGCGGCGCGGGCGTGCGCGGCCACCGCCCGCGCCATCTGTCCGAAACCCGTCCTCTTCGGGTACCCGCCCAGCAGCGCCACCACCGGCCGGTCCTCGAAGGCCTCCAACGCCTTGACGACGGCGTCCGGGTTCGTGGCTTTCGAGTCGTCCACGTACTCGACGCCGGCGACCACGGCCACCGCCTCCAGCCGGTGCGGCACCGGCCGGAAGGTCCGCAGCCCCTCTCGCACCCCCTCCGCGGTCGCCCCGGTCTCCGCCGCGGCCGCCGCCGCTGCCAGCGCGTTGAGCACGTTGTGGCGTCCCGGCAGCGGCAGCTCGTCGACTGGGATGAGACGCACCGGGCCTTCCGGGGAGTCCAGTGCGAGATCCCCGTCGAGCAGCCCCGCCCCTCCGGCGTGCCACTCGCGCAGGCTCACGCGGCACACCCTCACCCCGCGCGCGGCGACCTCGTCCGCGTACGGCGCCGCCCCGGGGTCGTCGACGACCACCACGGCGAAGTCGTCGGGCCCCTGGTTCGCGAAGACCCTCGCCTTGTCCGCCGCGTAGCCGGCCATCCCGTCGTGCCAGTCGAGGTGGTCGGGCGTTATGTTGAGCAGCACGGCGACCCGAGGACGGAACGCCGCGGTGGCGGCGAGCTGGAACGAGGATACCTCGGCGACCAGCACCGTGGCTTCACCCGCGGCCTCCACCACACTGATCGGGGGCGTGCCGATGTTGCCCACCGTCTCCACCGGCACCCCGGAGCACGCGAGCAGGTGGGCCGCCAGGCACGTCACCGTCGTCTTGCCGTTCGTGCCGGTGACGGCCACCCACGGGGAGCGCGAGCGGGCGAAGGCGAACTCCACCTCGGACACGACCGGCACCCCGAGCGCCGCCGCCGAGCGCATGAGCCGGCTGGACGGCGGGATCCCGGGGCTGGCGACGACCAGCTCGGCCGGCGGCGCCTCCGCCGCTCCCAGGGCCACCTCGACGCCCAGCGCCCTCAACTCGTCGGCAGCGGCGCGCAACTCGCCGGTGTCGGCCTCGTCGACGACCGAGACCGCGACCGGCTCGCCGGTCGCGGCACGCGCGGCGAGGTAGCGCGCCGTCGCGCGGCCCGAGCGCCCCAGGCCGAGGACGAGGACGCGCCGCGCGCGCTCGTCGGCGCCGCGCGCGACCGGACCGCCCATCCCGCTCACCTCCTCACCGTGGCGACGAAGTACAGCGCGAAGCCCGCGCCGGCGAGGATGCCGGTGACGATCCAGAAGCGCACCATGACCTTGGTCTCCGACCAGCCGATCATCTCGAAGTGGTGGTGGATGGGCGCCATCCGGAAGATGCGCCTGCGCGTGAGCTTGTAGCTCGCGACCTGCAGGATCACCGACAGCCCCTCGACCACGTAGATCCCGCCGATGACGACCGAGAGCAGCTCCGTCTTGGTGACGATGGCGAGCGCGGCGATCGCGGCCCCCAGGCCGAGCGACCCCGTGTCGCCCATGAAGATGTCGGCGGGGTGGCTGTTGTACCACAGGAACCCGACGCACGCGCCGGCCACCGCGGCGGCGAAGAGCGCCACCTCCAGGTGGTCCTGGCGGAACGCGATGCCCGCGAAGGCCAGCATGACGATGGTGACGGTCCCGGCGGCCAGGCCGTCGAGCCCGTCGGTGAGGTTCACCGTGTTGGAGAACGCGATGATCATCAGGAACAGCAGCCCGACGTACGCCCAGGGCACCTGGAGCGCCATGTCGCCGACGTGGAACGTGCTCGTGAAGAACCCCAGGTCGATCGGCTGAAGGAGCGGCAGGCTCACCTCGCTGCTGATCCCGGCCCAGTTCACGGCGAGCAGACCGAACGCGAGCGCGACGGCGGCCTGTCCGAGGATCTTCGCCCGGGGACGCAGACCCAGCGAACGCTCGTTGATGACCTTCGCGTAGTCGTCGATGAAACCCAGCACCCCGCACGCGACCATGACGAGCAGCGCCAGCAGGCTGCGGCGCTCGACCGCCTGCATGATGAAGTACACCGCGGCGGCGACCAGCAGGATGAGCACCCCGCCCATCGTCGGCGTCCCCTGCTTCACGAGGTGCCCCTGAGGGCCGTCGGCGCGGATCTGCTGGCCGATGTTGCGGAACCGAAGGAGCCGGATCCACAGCGGGAAGAGGGCGCCGGCGATCACCAGGGCGGTGACGGTCGTGAAGAAGACCTGGTATGTGGGGTAGAGCGCGAGCCTACCGAACATGCGGCGTCACGATCCCCTCCACGACGCGCTCCAGTCCGACCGATCGCGACGCCTTGACCAGCACCAGATCGCCCGGCTCGA contains:
- the murB gene encoding UDP-N-acetylmuramate dehydrogenase; translated protein: MLLREATDRLRAALAGEVRSDEPMSRHTTFRIGGPASIYAVTDTLGELSSALHVLADEGTPWVVLGKGSNVLVSDEGYVGAVLVLGREFRRHTVTEDRMEAGAGCTLAALVQYAFSRGLAGLEFAVGIPGTLGGALVGNAGAREGCIGAIVESVTLFEPGEGLLRLSGADIAWGYRTSGLRGRGIIVEGGLRVTPGDRGRIRHSMETGFARRKASQPVGVPSAGSVFVNPEGHSAGRLIESAGMKGARVGGALVSPVHANFIVNDGGATAADVAALIVKVRQAVRDAHGIRLEPEIRFLGRFDGPA
- a CDS encoding phospho-N-acetylmuramoyl-pentapeptide-transferase, whose protein sequence is MFGRLALYPTYQVFFTTVTALVIAGALFPLWIRLLRFRNIGQQIRADGPQGHLVKQGTPTMGGVLILLVAAAVYFIMQAVERRSLLALLVMVACGVLGFIDDYAKVINERSLGLRPRAKILGQAAVALAFGLLAVNWAGISSEVSLPLLQPIDLGFFTSTFHVGDMALQVPWAYVGLLFLMIIAFSNTVNLTDGLDGLAAGTVTIVMLAFAGIAFRQDHLEVALFAAAVAGACVGFLWYNSHPADIFMGDTGSLGLGAAIAALAIVTKTELLSVVIGGIYVVEGLSVILQVASYKLTRRRIFRMAPIHHHFEMIGWSETKVMVRFWIVTGILAGAGFALYFVATVRR
- the murG gene encoding undecaprenyldiphospho-muramoylpentapeptide beta-N-acetylglucosaminyltransferase; translation: MRYLLSAGGTAGHVYPALTVAARLLEGGHDEVLFVGTPGGLEAALVPQAEVPFTALPARGFDRSAPLSLPIALGVLAASTVRARRLVRSWGPDVVVGFGGYASIPVGLAAAATRTPLVLHEQNSVPGLANRLLSRFAAAVGVTYPGSVPFLARPERASVTGNPVRESVLAARREEARRSLGYTNDDLVLLVFGGSRGARHLNDAMLDLYERLMVEPRLRVMHAAGRIGAASVREKLAQRGGDPERYRVLDYIDDMGSALSAADLVIARAGATSIAEVTASGKPAVLVPYPYATDDHQTLNARAVAAAGAGVAVADADLDSPLFAETVERLLADGGERRRMADASAALGRPRAAEAVAEMARAAAGRTRRRSRAEGE
- a CDS encoding UDP-N-acetylmuramate--L-alanine ligase, coding for MSGIARVLAARGASVTGSDLKDSRYLRTLAESGVRVFLGHAASNLGDPRVVVVSSAVPETNPELAEARRRGLPVWPRARMLAHLAGDRQTVAVAGTHGKTTTSSMIAKMLDGAGADPTFLIGGELNDMGANARCGQGRHYVVEADESDGSFMFLDPRVAVVTNVEADHLDHYADLAEVCRTFVAFLSKTSEDGCVVTCADDAGAVRVARACGRRAVTYGTAEDADVRCEGMRREGEGYAFTLRVPGGERTEAVTKVPGMHNVLNATAALATAWVLDVDLSAAAESLAAFTGVRRRFDRLGEAAGVTVVDDYAHHPTEVRATLAAAREGGYRRVVAVFQPHRFSRTAALGREFAEAFEAADRVVLMDVYGAGESPIPGVSGKTVLDAVLGARPRSRVAYLPHRGDVASFVAASVLPGDLVLTMGAGDVTTLGPELLRELGGGEAAAACS
- the ftsZ gene encoding cell division protein FtsZ, which translates into the protein MLETGANYLAVIKVVGIGGGGTNAVNRMVEAGVKGVEFIAVNTDAQALLMSDSDYKVHIGVNLTKGLGAGADPDVGLQAAEENRGEIKEALQGADMVFITAGEGGGTGTGAAPIIAEIAKDEIGALTVGVVTRPFAFEGRKRALQAEEGIKRLRDGVDTLIVIPNDRLLQVAEKKTSILDAFRIADDILRQGTQGITDLITVPGLINLDFADVRTIMADAGSALMGIGLAAGDNRSHDAAKAAISSPLLESSIEGAQGVLLSIAGGSDLGLFEVNEAAEVVAAAAHPDANIIFGAVIDDSMMDQIRVTVIATGFEGRRRQQAMEFEESEGVEVPAFEPLPEDELDIPAFLKKRSV
- the ftsW gene encoding putative lipid II flippase FtsW; this translates as MSERAYAGGPQGRYLLLGATVSLVVLGLVMIWSASSAADFVRLGDSAYHVKRQAASAAAGLVLMLVLERIDFHRLQRYSWVLWGASAAGLLAVLVSGIGKWGSTRWAVVGGLTIQPSEYAKAAVVMVTASLLTAWCAGRLADKDLFGRLALAVVPVVVLIMAQPDLGTTIALVAAVYLVLLLGGLRKRYLAAMGALGASLCTLAVFTNAERAARFVAFLDPWADPRGDGYQTIQAFLAFGSGGPTGVGLGMSDQKFFYLPAAHTDFILAIIGEELGLFGSLGVVGAFGVFAYAGFRIAMGTRDRFGRLLAGGLTAMIVAQAVMNMAAVTALMPVTGIPLPLVSYGGSSLTFTLLCVGVVLSVARRGCAGRGRRVRPEGERSHDALPAQRGRYRRARLPGTDGGRAAAGRRA
- the murD gene encoding UDP-N-acetylmuramoyl-L-alanine--D-glutamate ligase; translated protein: MGGPVARGADERARRVLVLGLGRSGRATARYLAARAATGEPVAVSVVDEADTGELRAAADELRALGVEVALGAAEAPPAELVVASPGIPPSSRLMRSAAALGVPVVSEVEFAFARSRSPWVAVTGTNGKTTVTCLAAHLLACSGVPVETVGNIGTPPISVVEAAGEATVLVAEVSSFQLAATAAFRPRVAVLLNITPDHLDWHDGMAGYAADKARVFANQGPDDFAVVVVDDPGAAPYADEVAARGVRVCRVSLREWHAGGAGLLDGDLALDSPEGPVRLIPVDELPLPGRHNVLNALAAAAAAAETGATAEGVREGLRTFRPVPHRLEAVAVVAGVEYVDDSKATNPDAVVKALEAFEDRPVVALLGGYPKRTGFGQMARAVAAHARAAVLFGEAADEIARAFEGLDVRVERAGRLAEAVGRAAAAADPGDVVLLAPGCASFDEFSSYAERGEAFADAVRALSEGERDV
- a CDS encoding FtsQ-type POTRA domain-containing protein — its product is MAALVAVGAVLAAGAWLYRSPLLSVDRVEVVGASHLSEDRVREIAAVPAGVTVLSVRNSEIEERLRAEPWIAEARVRRRPPHTVRITVEERVPAALIDEGSATLWLVDEEGVVLGERSAEDTSALAVVRDVPGIEAGPGVRLDSDALDNALRVLRGMSAELRAEVRAVSASTVDKTALYTYEDVEIFIGSAEDLERKDLLARRILEEQRGKVVYINVRTVDRPTWRGLETGG